One Lutzomyia longipalpis isolate SR_M1_2022 chromosome 4, ASM2433408v1 DNA segment encodes these proteins:
- the LOC129796653 gene encoding non-lysosomal glucosylceramidase codes for MDCVSVQSTYDLKQYSSVPAYGLKLSFGHVFPEKRHQNIRPSLRQTIPLLPLFYRYLSYYWKVNREGRQCLMDYYDMQHSKCIYGTPIGGIGSGAIGRGFAGEFCRFSLKPGLYEYNTVVADQFIVTIRDENDQTIFQSLLSTYARPKNPLSAWESNLDPSKCHYIALYPRSWSEIDLTQYGIKLIGRQVSPIIPHDYRDTSLPCAVFVWTAENVCDKDRKVSITFTFKNGTGSKKQDAEGNPTTFPFGEGNAKGVAIKQKIAGMECTYNLACKVSGDTTITRCHKFDPNGNGEKLWMDLKETGKLSDKAVDENLKGKDVGVAISGEIALKAEATGEVEFCLAWDMPIVNFGKKLKQYSRYYTKHFGNSGEGGPRIADYALMNYHKWEQQIDLWQRPILEDPDLPDWYKSAIFNELYFISDGGTCWFTIDPNDDLSFDDPRIAYGRFAYLEGHEYRMYNTYDVHFYASHAIANLWPNLQVSLQYDFRDSIFSEVSEPRKCLYDGKVSARKAKDSVPHDLGDPWEEPYILPNSYPIHDVAEWKDLNTKFVLQVYRDYYVLSQLAQANAENASKFSSIEFIDKESLFEMYAHDNRNRLSPDDKANRKSASMYINETNGKVYLMDALVYLKAMYPACKAVMAKSLEWDHDGDGLIENSKFPDQTYDSWVMDGPSSYCGSLWLASLHCMAIMANKMDQPDECVKYSDILEKGKRSFEEKLWNGTFYKFDTAPGNKDTIMSDQLCGHWYLKSCGFDYELFPKENVRSALKVIFENNVKRFCNGTLGAVNGYIQAAQPDKGHPDWTTIQSEEAWTGVTYGLASLMIHEGMFEEAFATAGGLYKTLSERLGMSFDTPEALYAERYYRAIGYMRPLSIWAMQTAWERRKQIRD; via the exons ATATTTATCGTACTACTGGAAAGTAAATCGTGAAGGTCGCCAATGTTTAATGGACTATTACGACATGCAGCATTCAAAATGCATTTACGGCACCCCAATTGGTGGTATTGGATCCGGAGCCATTGGCCGTGGCTTTGCCGGGGAATTTTGTCGTTTCAGCTTAAAACCCGGCCTCTATGAATACAACACTGTAGTTGCAGACCAATTTATCGTGACAATCCGCGATGAGAATGACCAAACAATCTTTCAGAGTCTTCTCTCGACCTACGC tcgaccaaaaaatccattgagtGCGTGGGAGAGTAATTTGGACCCAAGCAAATGCCACTATATAGCCCTCTATCCGCGATCATGGAGTGAAATTGATCTGACGCAGTATGGCATAAAGCTCATTGGACGTCAAGTTTCACCAATTATTCCCCACGACTACCGGGATACCTCCCTACCGTGTGCAGTGTTTGTGTGGACTGCTGAAAATGTCTGTGATAAGGATAGAAAGGTTTCCATTACGTTCACCTTTAAGAATGGTACTGGATCGAAGAAACAAGATGCTGAAG GCAACCCAACAACATTCCCCTTTGGCGAAGGAAATGCCAAGGGTGTAGCTATAAAACAGAAGATTGCCGGCATGGAGTGTACGTACAATTTAGCCTGCAAAGTCTCTGGCGACACAACAATTACGCGTTGTCATAAATTCGATCCAAATGGCAATGGTGAGAAGTTGTGGATGGATTTAAAGGAAACCGGAAAGCTTTCGGATAAAGCTGTTGATGAGAACCTCAAAGGGAAGGATGTGGGTGTGGCTATAAGTGGGGAGATTGCCCTAAAAGCCGAAGCAACGGGTGAGGTGGAATTTTGTCTAGCATGGGATATGCCAATTGttaattttggcaaaaaacTCAAACAATACTCACGCTACTACACAAAACACTTTGGGAATTCGGGTGAGGGTGGACCACGTATTGCTGACTACGCCCTAATGAACTATCACAAATGGGAGCAGCAGATAGATTTGTGGCAGAGGCCAATTTTGGAAGATCC AGATCTCCCTGATTGGTACAAGAGTGCAATATTCAATGAGCTATATTTTATCTCTGACGGCGGAACCTGCTGGTTTACCATTGATCCCAATGATGATTTATCCTTTGACGATCCTCGCATTGCCTACGGCCGATTTGCCTATCTcga gggCCACGAGTATCGCATGTACAACACATACGATGTTCACTTCTATGCCTCTCATGCCATTGCTAATCTCTGGCCTAATCTACAAGTTAGTCTTCAGTATGATTTCCGTGATTCCATCTTTTCGGAAGTTTCTGAACCCCGTAAATGTCTCTACGATGGGAAAGTCAGCGCACGGAAGGCCAAGGACAGTGTACCTCATGATTTGGGTGATCCATGGGAGGAACCCTACATCCTCCCAAATTCCTACCCAATTCACGATGTAGCCGAATGGAAGGATCTCAATACGAAGTTTGTCCTTCAAGTCTACCGGGACTACTACGTACTGAGTCAACTGGCACAGGCTAATGCCGAGAATGCCAGCAAATTCAGCTCAATTGAGTTCATTGACAAGGAGAGCTTGTTTGAAATGTACGCACACGACAATAGGAATCGCCTGTCGCCGGACGATAAGGCGAACCGGAAGTCAGCATCGATGTACATCAATGAGACAAATGGGAAAGTCTACCTCATGGATGCCCTTGTTTACCTCAAAGCCATGTACCCAGCATGCAAGGCTGTCATGGCAAAGAGTCTCGAATGGGATCACGATGGTGATGGGCTCATTGAGAATAGCAAATTTCCCGATCAAACGTACGATTCGTGGGTAATGGATGGACCAAg CTCATACTGTGGAAGTTTGTGGCTAGCAAGCCTCCACTGCATGGCAATTATGGCCAATAAAATGGACCAACCGGATGAATGTGTAAAATACTCAGATATCCTTGAGAAGGGTAAACGTTCCTTTGAGGAGAAACTCTGGAATGGAACATTCTACAAATTCGACACAGCCCCAGGGAATAAGGACACAATTATGTCAGATCAACTCTGTGGGCATTGGTATTTGAAATCTTGCGGGTTTGACTACGAACTCTTCCCCAAGGAGAATGTCCGGTCAGCCCTTAAAGTGATCTTTGAGAATAATGTCAAGCGCTTCTGTAATGGCACCCTTGGGGCTGTTAATGGGTACATACAGGCAGCACAACCGGACAAAGGACATCCCGATTGGACGACAATTCAGAGTGAAGAAGCCTGGACGGGGGTAACGTACGGCTTGGCTTCCCTCATGATTCACGAAGGGATGTTTGAGGAAGCCTTCGCAACAGCTGGGGGCTTGTACAAAACCCTCTCAGAGCGCCTGGGAATGAGCTTTGACACCCCCGAGGCACTCTATGCTGAACGCTACTACAGGGCTATTGGGTACATGCGTCCCCTTAGCATTTGGGCCATGCAAACTGCATGGGAGCGTAGGAAACAAATCAGAGATTAA